The following are from one region of the Arachis duranensis cultivar V14167 chromosome 10, aradu.V14167.gnm2.J7QH, whole genome shotgun sequence genome:
- the LOC107469117 gene encoding agmatine deiminase: MDLQGLPASHGFHMPAEWEPHTQCWMGWPERPDNWRENAVPAQDVFAKVASAISRFEDVTVCASSGQWGNARRMLPEHIRVLEISMNDSWFRDTGPTFVVKRSESGKQTIAGIDWNFNSWGGLEDGCYTDWSLDILVARKILAIERVHRFSHSMILEGGSIHVDGEGTCLTTEECLLNKNRNPHMSKNQIEDQLKTYLGVSKIIWLPRGLYGDDDTNGHIDNMCCFTRPGVVLLSWTDDESDPQYERSMEAYSLLSNETDANGRKFEIIKLHVPGPLYMTEKEAAGVVQGDDGKARLPGTRLAASYVNFYIANGGIIVPQFGDKKWDDEAVRVLSKAFPDHKVVGIEGSREIVLAGGNIHCITQQQPAF; this comes from the exons ATGGATCTACAAGGCTTGCCTGCGAGTCATGGATTCCACATGCCTGCGGAGTGGGAACCTCACACTCAATGTTGGATGGGTTGGCCT GAACGCCCAGATAACTGGAGAGAGAATGCTGTTCCTGCTCAAGATGTGTTTGCCAAGGTAGCATCTGCAATCTCAAGATTTGAGGATGTAACTGTTTGTGCTAGTTCTGGCCAG TGGGGGAATGCCAGGAGAATGCTACCTGAACATATCAGGGTCCTTGAGATCAGCATGAATGATTCTTGGTTTCGTGACACCGGACCAACT TTTGTTGTGAAAAGATCAGAGTCTGGTAAGCAAACTATTGCAGGAATTGACTGGAATTTTAATAGCTGGGGAG GGTTAGAAGATGGATGTTATACTGATTGGAGTTTGGACATCCTTGTTGCTAGGAAG ATTTTGGCAATTGAGAGGGTTCATAGATTTTCACATTCAATGATACTTGAAGGTGGAAGCATACATGTTGATGGAGAAG GTACTTGCCTTACCACTGAAGAATGTCTCTTGAACAAGAACAGAAATCCTCATATGAGTAAGAACCAAATAGAGGATCAACTTAAGACATATCTTGGAGTCAGCAAGATTATATGGTTGCCCCGTGGATTGTATG GAGATGATGATACTAATGGCCATATTGATAACATGTGCTGTTTCACTAGGCCTGGTGTGGTTTTGCTGTCTTGGACTGATGATGAAAGTGATCCTCAATATGAAAGATCTATGGAAGCATATTCTCTGCTTTCTAATGAAACTGATGCCAATGGTAGAAAATTTGAAATCATTAAACTCCATGTTCCTGGACCACTATATATGACAGAGAAAGAGGCAGCTGGAGTAGTTCAA GGTGATGATGGTAAGGCAAGACTTCCAGGTACTAGGCTTGCTGCTTCCTATGTGAACTTTTACATTGCAAATGGAGGTATCATTGTACCACAATTCGGAGATAAGAAGTGGGACGATGAAGCTGTTCGAGTCCTATCAAAGGCCTTCCCAGATCACAAA GTTGTTGGAATCGAAGGTTCAAGGGAGATTGTTTTAGCTGGTGGAAATATACACTGCATTACTCAGCAACAACCAGCCTTTTGA